In the Flavobacterium sp. J372 genome, one interval contains:
- a CDS encoding tetratricopeptide repeat protein yields the protein MKRLMTYCLLFLTVAVFAQEKKKDKDPHLPEGNKKFVKKEYPSAEAEYRVSSSNAPTKSASAYNLGNAIYRQGSPIEAAGSYAKAIKNAKTKQQKHMALHNLGNVLMKEKDYQRAVEAYKEALRNNPADEQTRYNYALAKKMLKENQSQGNSKQKEGDDKSQNPNKGDGNDNKQNRPDSDPNGQQNDQKQRPDQEKSKGENKDQNKGGGGNDKEQKAEQGPSQQRIQNLLDAMDNEEKKVQERVNKGKVQGQPARQEKDW from the coding sequence ATGAAAAGACTGATGACCTACTGCCTGCTTTTCCTGACGGTTGCTGTTTTCGCCCAGGAAAAGAAAAAGGATAAAGACCCGCACCTGCCGGAAGGCAACAAGAAATTCGTAAAGAAAGAATATCCTTCTGCGGAGGCGGAGTACAGGGTGTCTTCATCCAACGCACCGACTAAATCTGCATCCGCATATAACCTGGGCAACGCCATATACAGGCAGGGTTCGCCAATTGAAGCGGCAGGTTCTTACGCAAAGGCCATTAAGAATGCAAAAACAAAGCAGCAAAAACACATGGCTTTGCACAATCTTGGCAATGTGCTTATGAAGGAGAAAGATTACCAGCGTGCCGTGGAGGCATACAAGGAAGCGTTGCGTAATAACCCTGCTGATGAACAGACGCGCTATAACTATGCCCTGGCGAAAAAGATGCTGAAAGAGAACCAGTCGCAGGGCAACAGCAAGCAGAAAGAAGGTGATGACAAGAGCCAAAACCCGAACAAAGGTGATGGTAATGACAATAAGCAAAACAGGCCTGACAGCGACCCTAACGGCCAGCAGAACGACCAGAAGCAACGCCCTGACCAGGAAAAAAGCAAAGGTGAAAATAAAGACCAGAACAAAGGCGGAGGCGGCAATGACAAAGAGCAGAAGGCAGAGCAGGGCCCGTCACAGCAGCGTATACAAAACCTGCTGGATGCTATGGATAATGAGGAGAAAAAAGTACAGGAACGCGTAAATAAAGGCAAAGTGCAGGGGCAGCCTGCAAGACAGGAAAAAGACTGGTAG
- a CDS encoding SH3 domain-containing protein produces the protein MKTLLYILLLISSVSFAQVREIPSNNERDVFEMANKQYAAGKYKEAVMGYGIIIAAKKESPELYYNLGNAYYKLNELAPAIYNYEKALILDPDNADVKNNLDFAQQKLVDKITPLPKPGLSGLVESWAGGYHYDSWAWAAVTFAFLSLIGFAGYYLLKKEKHKRLFFAGLCLSVVLFIISIASAAFLYSAAMDDSPAIVFSKTVAVKTDPDTESEDAFTLHEGTKVQVEDQGMDWCKIRLADNRQGWIESTALRFLR, from the coding sequence ATGAAGACGTTGCTATACATATTGCTCTTGATAAGTTCAGTTTCCTTTGCTCAAGTAAGAGAGATCCCGTCAAATAATGAGCGTGATGTTTTTGAGATGGCCAATAAGCAATATGCAGCAGGCAAATATAAAGAGGCTGTGATGGGCTACGGCATTATCATTGCCGCAAAAAAGGAGTCGCCGGAACTGTATTACAATTTAGGCAATGCGTATTATAAGCTTAACGAACTCGCGCCTGCTATTTACAACTATGAGAAAGCCCTGATTCTTGACCCTGACAATGCCGATGTAAAAAATAATCTTGATTTTGCGCAACAGAAGCTGGTGGATAAAATCACGCCCTTACCAAAACCCGGCCTTAGCGGATTGGTAGAAAGCTGGGCAGGTGGCTATCATTACGACTCATGGGCTTGGGCCGCGGTAACATTTGCATTCTTGTCGCTTATCGGCTTTGCGGGTTATTATCTTCTGAAAAAGGAAAAACATAAGCGCTTGTTTTTTGCAGGGCTGTGTCTGTCGGTAGTATTGTTTATCATAAGCATCGCCTCAGCAGCATTTTTATATTCAGCAGCGATGGATGACAGCCCTGCTATAGTCTTCAGCAAAACTGTCGCTGTGAAGACTGATCCCGATACCGAGTCCGAAGATGCCTTTACCCTGCACGAAGGCACAAAAGTACAGGTTGAAGACCAAGGAATGGATTGGTGCAAAATACGCCTTGCTGACAACAGGCAAGGATGGATTGAAAGTACTGCGCTGCGGTTTTTGAGGTAG
- a CDS encoding BatD family protein, protein MKRFLLLIVLFVQGLYAQVQFTAEPDKTTLGLDERLRIDFTMNGDGDDFVAPSFTGFDASGPMINIRNYWVNNKHSYSKIYTFILQPRKKGTFTIGSAFVEIDNKRYKTAPFKVTVTDAAPSVPVVEPETGAGLYLVAVVNKTNPYVNEAVSVVYRLYVGYQADVRNYSIAETPKYNDFWSQRLESDYTRVHTGGIYKGQEYNYVELMPTVLYPQKSGALEIDPLSLEIILDVPTGQVDFFGDPIVRQEKKILRADKKIINVKALPDAGRPASFTGAVGSFDFKVVPSKTTVSGGQAIELTLSSEGRGNLKLFQLPKAIVPEGLEAYDPAHTEEVDVPLSGMQGRITDKYSIIAQKKGRYTIAPISFSYFDPATGSYKTITSGEFTVNVLSDASAEDLAAAASAESNKPQFRANATDTRFSRMDSEDFFGSVLFYVLMVLPFTLIPVIIIARRRKEEIDSDIEGNRKKQTSKLAKKYLGDAKANIGSKELFYIALERALHNFLRAKLSIETADMSKQNIRELLASKNVDAGTIDNFLMIMNNCEFARYAPSTDAAMQQDYDLAGTVMNSLEKQL, encoded by the coding sequence ATGAAACGTTTTTTATTACTGATAGTATTATTTGTGCAGGGGTTGTACGCCCAGGTTCAGTTTACGGCTGAACCTGACAAGACCACTCTTGGCCTTGATGAGCGCCTGCGTATAGACTTTACCATGAATGGTGACGGTGATGATTTTGTGGCACCGTCATTCACGGGGTTTGATGCTTCGGGACCTATGATCAACATTAGGAACTATTGGGTTAACAACAAGCATTCGTACAGCAAGATATACACGTTTATCCTTCAACCCAGGAAGAAGGGTACGTTTACTATAGGTTCGGCATTTGTAGAGATAGACAACAAGCGTTATAAAACAGCGCCATTTAAGGTCACGGTGACAGATGCTGCGCCATCGGTGCCTGTTGTTGAGCCCGAAACCGGCGCAGGCTTGTACCTTGTGGCAGTAGTGAATAAGACCAACCCGTACGTGAATGAAGCAGTGAGCGTGGTGTACAGGCTATACGTAGGTTACCAGGCGGATGTACGGAATTATTCCATTGCAGAGACACCAAAATATAACGACTTCTGGAGCCAGCGATTGGAGAGCGACTATACCCGCGTACACACCGGCGGAATATACAAAGGGCAGGAGTACAACTATGTAGAACTGATGCCTACAGTCCTGTACCCGCAAAAGAGCGGCGCATTAGAGATTGACCCGCTTTCTCTGGAGATAATTCTGGACGTCCCAACCGGACAGGTAGATTTCTTTGGCGACCCGATTGTACGGCAGGAGAAAAAGATACTTCGTGCCGATAAGAAAATCATCAATGTAAAAGCACTGCCTGACGCTGGCAGGCCAGCGAGCTTTACGGGAGCTGTCGGCAGCTTTGATTTTAAGGTTGTACCGTCTAAAACTACCGTTTCAGGAGGGCAGGCCATTGAGCTGACATTATCCTCAGAAGGGCGTGGCAACCTGAAACTTTTCCAGCTGCCGAAGGCAATTGTTCCGGAGGGCCTTGAAGCATATGACCCGGCGCATACCGAAGAGGTTGATGTTCCGCTTTCCGGCATGCAGGGAAGAATTACCGATAAATACAGCATCATCGCACAGAAGAAAGGCAGGTATACTATTGCGCCCATTTCTTTCAGCTATTTTGACCCGGCAACAGGCAGCTACAAAACCATAACGTCAGGAGAGTTTACGGTAAATGTATTGAGCGACGCTTCCGCAGAAGACTTGGCTGCAGCTGCTTCGGCTGAAAGTAACAAACCACAGTTCAGGGCCAATGCAACGGATACGCGTTTCAGCAGGATGGATAGCGAAGACTTCTTTGGGTCGGTGTTGTTTTACGTGTTAATGGTATTGCCGTTTACTTTGATTCCGGTAATCATCATAGCTCGCCGCAGAAAAGAAGAAATTGACAGCGATATCGAAGGCAACAGGAAAAAGCAGACGAGCAAACTTGCGAAGAAATATCTTGGCGATGCAAAAGCAAACATTGGCAGCAAGGAGCTGTTTTACATCGCGCTGGAGCGTGCATTGCACAATTTCCTTCGGGCTAAGCTAAGCATTGAAACTGCCGATATGAGCAAACAGAATATCCGTGAGCTGCTGGCGTCTAAAAATGTAGATGCAGGTACTATTGATAACTTCCTGATGATTATGAATAACTGCGAGTTTGCACGTTATGCGCCATCAACCGATGCGGCCATGCAGCAGGATTATGATCTGGCGGGGACAGTAATGAACTCACTTGAAAAACAGCTGTAA
- a CDS encoding copper resistance protein NlpE: MKLPHILCIAAITLLTACKNEEKSGGSQTTDADATTFADTTETANTTAPVKKPAIPIVKTASWHGKYSGVLPCGDCKGIFTLITVSGDNTYKLISKRVGKGEKEAVYDGTYHFDSAKNMITLDAEGDHLKFEVKDGMLIKRDKFGNPEQGGEEARYYLRPIK, translated from the coding sequence ATGAAACTACCGCATATTTTATGCATTGCTGCAATAACATTGCTAACAGCCTGCAAAAATGAGGAAAAATCGGGCGGCAGCCAAACAACTGATGCTGATGCAACAACATTTGCTGATACTACCGAAACAGCTAATACAACCGCACCGGTAAAAAAACCTGCAATACCTATAGTAAAGACAGCCTCATGGCACGGTAAATATTCCGGTGTATTGCCCTGTGGCGATTGCAAAGGCATCTTTACCCTTATAACAGTAAGTGGCGACAACACCTATAAGCTTATTTCTAAAAGGGTTGGAAAAGGCGAAAAAGAAGCTGTATATGACGGGACTTACCATTTTGACAGCGCCAAAAACATGATCACTCTTGATGCTGAAGGCGACCACCTTAAATTCGAAGTGAAAGACGGTATGCTTATAAAGCGTGATAAATTTGGCAATCCTGAGCAAGGTGGTGAGGAAGCACGGTACTACCTCCGCCCCATTAAATAA
- the pheS gene encoding phenylalanine--tRNA ligase subunit alpha translates to MIDKIKEYIAEAEAFNGTSKEELEAFRIKFLGKKGLLNEFFAEFKNVPNDQKKEFGQVINTLKNAAQDKVNAIQEALENKEESKGVYGDLTRPGEPFQVGSRHPISIVKNQIVDIFSNIGFNVSEGPEIEDDWHNFTALNLPEYHPARDMQDTFFIQTNPDVLLRTHTSSVQVRYMENNKPPIRTISPGRVFRNEAISSRSHCIFHQIEGLYIDKDVSFADLKQTLQYFTKEMFGKSKIRLRPSYFPFTEPSAEVDVYWGLKTETDYRITKGTGWLEIMGCGMVDPNVLTNCGIDATKYNGFAFGMGIERIAMLLYQIGDIRMFYENDVRFLEQFKSSI, encoded by the coding sequence ATGATAGATAAGATAAAGGAATATATTGCCGAAGCCGAAGCGTTTAATGGTACATCTAAAGAAGAACTTGAAGCCTTCAGGATAAAATTCCTTGGGAAGAAAGGCCTGCTAAATGAGTTTTTTGCGGAGTTTAAGAATGTACCGAACGACCAGAAAAAGGAGTTTGGGCAGGTTATTAACACGCTTAAAAATGCGGCGCAGGATAAGGTTAATGCCATACAGGAAGCCCTTGAAAACAAGGAAGAAAGTAAAGGTGTTTACGGCGATCTTACCCGCCCGGGAGAACCCTTTCAGGTAGGGTCGCGCCACCCGATATCTATCGTTAAGAACCAGATTGTCGACATTTTCTCAAATATTGGTTTCAACGTAAGCGAAGGGCCTGAGATTGAAGATGACTGGCATAACTTCACTGCGCTTAACCTGCCAGAATACCACCCTGCGCGCGATATGCAGGACACGTTCTTCATCCAGACAAATCCTGATGTGTTGCTGCGTACGCATACATCATCAGTACAGGTGCGCTATATGGAGAATAACAAACCGCCTATCAGGACTATTTCGCCGGGGCGTGTGTTTCGTAACGAAGCAATATCGTCACGCTCGCACTGCATCTTCCACCAGATTGAAGGGTTATATATAGATAAAGATGTATCGTTTGCCGACCTTAAGCAGACGCTGCAATACTTCACTAAGGAGATGTTCGGCAAGAGCAAGATACGCCTGCGCCCTTCATACTTCCCTTTTACCGAGCCAAGTGCTGAGGTAGATGTATACTGGGGACTCAAGACTGAAACCGACTACCGTATAACGAAAGGCACCGGCTGGCTTGAAATCATGGGTTGCGGCATGGTAGACCCTAACGTACTCACCAACTGCGGAATAGATGCCACAAAATATAATGGCTTTGCCTTTGGTATGGGTATTGAGCGTATTGCTATGCTACTCTACCAAATTGGCGATATCAGGATGTTTTATGAAAATGATGTCCGCTTTCTGGAACAGTTCAAATCAAGCATATAA
- a CDS encoding VWA domain-containing protein: protein MYELDKPIYLYLLALVPVLVALYLYEVYWRRKKQREFGNAELVEKLAPERSVFKQALKWAVLLLAITCVIIAIVNPKIGTKVETVKREGIDIVFAMDVSKSMLAEDMAPSRLERSKQIVSQIINGLGSDRIGIVGYAGAAYPVLPITTDYGVAKMFLEGVNTDIVSSQGTAIGAAIDMAITFFDDPDSSKLIILLSDGEDHGEDSISAAERAKEKGIKIITVGLGTTKGGPIPMRRNGIIYSYKQDSEGNTVTTKLYPEALQALAQATGGGYISGQSTKAVTDYVKNTISSSKKTGFESRRVAEYDSQYQWFLAAALLLLILDFFLLERKTAWIKKLNLFNEKEQ from the coding sequence ATGTACGAACTGGATAAGCCCATATACCTCTACCTTTTAGCGCTCGTGCCGGTGCTCGTGGCCCTGTACCTGTATGAAGTGTACTGGCGCCGCAAGAAGCAAAGAGAATTTGGCAATGCAGAGCTGGTTGAGAAACTGGCGCCGGAGCGTTCGGTTTTCAAGCAGGCGCTTAAGTGGGCAGTGTTGCTTTTGGCAATAACCTGTGTGATAATAGCCATCGTAAACCCTAAAATCGGCACAAAGGTTGAGACCGTGAAGCGTGAGGGTATTGACATTGTATTTGCAATGGATGTATCGAAAAGTATGCTGGCCGAAGATATGGCCCCGAGCCGCCTTGAACGCAGCAAGCAGATAGTGTCTCAAATAATAAACGGCCTTGGCAGCGACAGGATAGGTATAGTGGGTTATGCCGGTGCAGCCTACCCGGTACTGCCAATAACGACAGACTATGGCGTAGCGAAGATGTTCCTCGAGGGGGTGAATACCGATATTGTGTCGTCTCAGGGGACTGCTATTGGCGCGGCGATTGATATGGCCATAACCTTTTTTGATGACCCTGACAGCAGCAAGCTCATTATCCTTCTTTCGGACGGTGAAGACCACGGTGAAGACAGTATCTCTGCGGCTGAACGTGCGAAGGAAAAAGGCATTAAAATTATTACTGTAGGCTTAGGGACAACCAAGGGTGGTCCTATCCCGATGCGCCGCAACGGCATCATCTACAGCTACAAGCAGGACAGCGAAGGCAATACCGTGACAACGAAGCTTTACCCCGAGGCTCTCCAGGCGCTGGCGCAGGCCACGGGCGGAGGATATATTTCCGGGCAAAGTACCAAGGCTGTTACAGATTATGTGAAAAACACAATCAGCAGCAGCAAAAAAACCGGATTTGAATCGCGCCGCGTTGCAGAATATGATTCGCAGTACCAGTGGTTCCTGGCTGCGGCTTTGCTGTTGCTGATATTAGACTTTTTCCTGCTTGAGAGAAAGACCGCCTGGATAAAGAAGCTTAACCTGTTTAACGAAAAGGAGCAATGA
- a CDS encoding VWA domain-containing protein, whose amino-acid sequence MGGISFLNPAFFWLLLLIPAIVAWRFIKKGRNRAVLNVSSVQGFKASPSLRMRLYPALFWMRIAAMVFMIIALARPRTMDPDSRSRKLEGIDIVMAIDVSGSMLARDLKPDRLTALKEVAADFTDARRNDRIGLVLYAAESYTRTPITSDKALLKEAIRSIRFDNTILKDGTAIGMGLATAVNRIKDSKAKSKVIILLTDGVNNAGTIEPLTAAGLAKEFNIKVYTIGIGTNGNAEFPYALGPDGKLRYQMQPVKIDEEILKGIAKQTGGQYFRATDNSSLKSIYADINKLETTELDDIRYYSYTEWFRPFVFLALGLLLLEALARKTLYRSFI is encoded by the coding sequence ATGGGCGGCATATCATTTTTAAATCCTGCTTTCTTCTGGCTGTTGCTGCTTATCCCGGCAATAGTTGCCTGGCGTTTTATAAAGAAAGGCCGGAATCGCGCTGTGCTTAATGTAAGTTCGGTACAGGGGTTTAAGGCATCACCTTCTTTACGGATGAGGCTGTATCCTGCCTTGTTCTGGATGCGTATCGCTGCAATGGTATTCATGATAATAGCGCTGGCAAGGCCGAGGACTATGGACCCCGACAGCCGTTCGCGCAAACTGGAAGGGATAGATATTGTTATGGCAATTGACGTTTCGGGCAGTATGCTGGCGCGCGACCTGAAACCCGACAGGCTCACGGCCCTAAAAGAAGTGGCGGCCGACTTTACAGATGCCCGAAGAAATGACCGTATAGGCTTGGTATTATACGCTGCTGAAAGCTACACGCGTACGCCGATTACCAGTGATAAAGCATTGCTAAAGGAAGCGATACGCTCTATCAGGTTTGACAATACAATATTAAAAGACGGTACGGCAATAGGCATGGGCCTGGCAACGGCAGTAAACCGTATAAAAGACAGCAAGGCCAAAAGCAAGGTGATAATTTTGCTTACAGATGGTGTGAACAATGCCGGAACGATAGAGCCGCTTACAGCAGCCGGCCTGGCAAAGGAGTTCAATATTAAAGTATATACCATCGGCATCGGGACTAATGGCAACGCTGAGTTCCCTTACGCTTTGGGCCCGGATGGGAAGCTGCGCTACCAGATGCAGCCGGTAAAGATTGATGAAGAAATATTAAAAGGCATTGCCAAGCAGACCGGCGGGCAGTACTTCCGCGCAACGGATAACAGCAGCCTGAAAAGCATTTATGCAGATATAAATAAACTGGAAACTACGGAACTTGATGATATACGCTACTATAGCTATACCGAATGGTTCAGGCCGTTTGTGTTCCTGGCGCTGGGCCTGCTGCTCTTAGAAGCACTAGCGCGTAAAACCTTATACAGAAGCTTTATATAA
- a CDS encoding CvpA family protein, translated as MTGIDIILGGLLAYGCVKGLWKGLVSELAGVVSLLLGIFIAIKFSGFVGSMFSGNINENPRHAAIVAFIITFVAVVIGVSILSKIVTKLADFSGLGLVNRLLGGLFGGIKMVLMLSVILHFFLKINSNHTFAEQETLDNSLFFNPILKVSNLIFPTLEEWFGELKK; from the coding sequence ATGACTGGTATCGATATCATTTTGGGCGGACTCCTTGCTTACGGCTGCGTAAAAGGCCTTTGGAAAGGTTTGGTTAGCGAACTTGCAGGCGTTGTCTCACTTTTGCTGGGCATCTTCATCGCGATAAAATTCTCAGGTTTTGTGGGGAGTATGTTCAGCGGAAACATTAATGAAAATCCCAGGCATGCTGCCATCGTAGCATTTATCATAACATTTGTGGCTGTTGTAATAGGTGTTTCAATTTTATCAAAAATCGTTACAAAACTGGCTGATTTTTCAGGATTAGGATTGGTAAACCGGTTGCTTGGCGGGCTGTTCGGCGGCATTAAAATGGTATTGATGCTTAGCGTGATATTGCACTTTTTCCTGAAGATTAACAGCAATCACACATTTGCCGAACAGGAAACGCTGGACAATTCGCTTTTCTTTAACCCGATTTTGAAAGTTTCGAACCTGATCTTCCCAACTTTGGAAGAATGGTTTGGGGAGTTAAAAAAGTAA